One region of Salvelinus namaycush isolate Seneca chromosome 3, SaNama_1.0, whole genome shotgun sequence genomic DNA includes:
- the LOC120040072 gene encoding general transcription factor II-I repeat domain-containing protein 2-like, with protein sequence MAKRKAENRSFLDKWEAEYLFTYVKDKPVCLVCGVNVAVSKEYNIRRHYETKHHDKYKDLDMTQRSQKVEEMKRSLVSQQNMFKKATSQSEAAVKASYIVAAEIAKSARPFNEGEFVKKCMMKVCDLVCPEKKQAFSNVSLSRNTVADRTCDLATNLYDQLMEKGKDFVAFSLAVDESCDASDTAQLSVFIRGVDSNLCVTEELLGFKSMHGTTTGKEIFEEVSKCVTEIKLPWDKLVGLTTDGAPAMCGKKSGLVGMVREKMREENCAGELTVYHCIIHQESLCAKALKMEHVMTTVTQVVNFIRAKGLNHRQFKFFLEECGSEYADVPYHTEVRWLSRGKVLNRCFELREEICQFLETKGKDTAELREQKFLCELAFLCDISSHLDALNLQLQGRGRIIPDMYAAVRAFKTKLCLWENQTLQGNPCHFPCCQTIKAQISTAVFPCAQFAEKLSVLAAEFSRRFADFDVQKCRFELLSNPFTVDVENAPTNIQMELIELQCNDTLKSKYDAVGAAQFPRFIPDTMPQLRTQAAQMRSMFGSTYLCEQLFSSMKMTKTTHRRRLTDEHLRSILRISSAQSLSPDIDELASKKRCQVSGLGTSD encoded by the coding sequence atggcgaaaagaaaggcagaaaacaggagctttctggacaagtgggaggcagaatatctgtttacatatgtaaaagacaaacctgtttgtcttgtttgtggagTCAACGTGGCTGTAAGTAAGGAGTACAACATTAGACGACACTATGAAACGAAACACCATGACAAATACAAGGACCTGGACATGACTCAAAGGAGCCAGAAAGTAGAGGAGATGAAAAGAAGTTTGGTTTCACAACAGAATATGTTCAAAAAAGCCACATCACAAAGTGAGGCTGCTGTAAAGGCTAGTTATATAGTGGCAGCAGAGATCGCAAAATCAGCCCGGCCCTTTAATGAGGGAGAGTTCGTGAAAAAGTGCATGATGAAAGTTTGTGACCTCGTATGCCCAGAGAAAAAGCAAGCATTTTCAAACGTGAGCCTGAGCAGGAACACAGTAGCTGATCGCACATGTGATCTTGCCACCAATCTGTATGACCAGCTGAtggaaaagggaaaagatttcgtTGCGTTCTCCCTCGCTGTGGATGAGAGCTGCGACGCATCTGATACTGCTCAGCTGTCAGTCTTCATCCGTGGAGTGGACTCAAATCTGTGTGTTACGGAGGAGCTATTGGGATTCAAATCAATGCATGGCacaaccacaggaaaggaaatctTTGAGGAGGTTTCCAAATGTGTAACTGAAATAAAGCTGCCGTGGGATAAACTCGTTGGATTAACGACAGATGGTGCGCCAGCGATGTGCGGTAAAAAGAGTGGACTGGTGGGCATGGTTCGGGAGAAGATGCGGGAAGAGAACTGTGCAGGTGAGCTAACTGTTTACCACTGCATCATACATCAGGAATCACTGTGTGCCAAAGCCCTAAAGATGGAACATGTTATGACCACAGTAACACAGGTAGTTAACTTTATAAGAGCCAAAGGTCTGAATCACCGCCAGTTTAAATTTTTTCTAGAGGAGTGTGGTTCGGAATACGCAGACGTGCCGTATCACACAGAGGTGAGATGGCTAAGCAGAGGAAAAGTACTGAACAGATGTTTCGAGCTGCGTGAGGAAATATGTCAATTCCTGGAAACCAAAGGGAAGGATACAGCAGAGCTCCGGGAGCAAAAGTTTCTGTGTGAGCTGGCCTTTCTCTGTGACATCTCGAGCCATCTCGATGCGCTGAACCTGCAGCTTCAGGGGCGGGGGCGCATCATCCCAGACATGTACGCTGCAGTGAGGGCCTTTAAAACTAAACTGTGCCTGTGGGAGAATCAGACGCTGCAAGGAAACCCTTGCCATTTTCCCTGCTGCCAAACCATAAAAGCGCAGATCTCTACCGCCGTGTTCCCATGCGCACAGTTTGCTGAAAAACTCAGTGTTCTCGCCGCTGAGTTTAGCCGGCGATTTGCCGACTTCGATGTCCAGAAATGTAGGTTTGAACTGCTTAGTAATCCCTTCACAGTTGATGTGGAAAATGCACCAACCAACATCCAAATGGAGCTGATTGAACTCCAGTGCAACGACACGCTGAAGTCAAAGTATGATGCTGTGGGCGCCGCACAGTTTCCACGGTTCATCCCTGACACAATGCCTCAGCTCCGCACCCAAGCTGCTCAGATGCGCTCCATGTTCGGCAGCACTTATCTATGCGAGCAACTTTTCTCCTCGATGAAGATGACCAAAACAACTCACAGGAGACGTCTGACTGATGAACACCTTCGCTCGATACTGAGGATTTCTTCAGCTCAGAGCCTGAGCCCAGACATTGATGAACTAGCATCCAAGAAGAGATGCCAGGTATCTGGCTTGGGCACATCAGATTAG